TGAAGGAGTGGTTGGACCGCTGGGGGCAACGCGGACTGGCTCGTGGCGCGGTGATGGTGATCCTCAGCGACGGGTGGGAGCGGGGCGACGCCGGCATCCTGGGGGAGCAGATGGCGCGACTCCAGCGGCTGGCCCACCGGGTCGTCTGGTCCAACCCCCGCAAGGCTGCACCCGGCTACCGGCCGCTGGTCGGCGGGATGGCTGCGGCCCTGCCGCACGTGGACCAGTTCCTGAGCGGCCACAGCGTTGCAGCGCTCGAACGGCTCGCAGCCGTCGTTGCTGGAGTGTCGACAGAGCCGAATCGCGGCAGAGTTGGGACACACCGCGCCAGTAGGTGAGGCGCCAGTAGGAGAACAGCCATGCGAGAGATCCTGACCGAGCTGGACCAGTGGCATGCGGCGGGCCGACCCGCGGCGCTTGCCACCGTGGTCAACACCCGCATCAGCGCACCACGTGATCCTGGTGCGGCCATGGCGGTCAACGCTGACGGCATCGTGGTGGGCAGCGTCTCGGGCGGGTGTGTTGAGGGTGCCGTCGTCGAGCAGGCCCGTGAGGTGCTGGACGGCGGGCCGGCCCGGCAGGTCACCTACGGCGTCTCCGACGACGAGGCGATGGCCGTGGGTCTGACCTGCGGTGGCGAGATCTCGCTGTTCATCGAGCCATTCGACATCCCCGAGTTCGACATGGTGCGGGACCGCATCCGCGAGGGGATCCCCGTCGCCGTCGCCACCGTGGTCGACGGGCCCGGGCTGGTCGGCTCCAAGCTGGTCGTGACCGAGGACGCCATCTACGGCGATCTGGGTTCCGAGGGCCTCGGGGTGGCGGTCTCCTCGGACGCTCGCGGCCTCTTGGCGCAGGGTCGGACGGCGCACCGGGGCTACGGCTCGAACGGCGAGCGCCGGGTGGATGACGTCACCGTCTTCATCCAGTCCTTCCAGCCGCCGCCGCGCATGTACGTCTTCGGGGCCATCGACTTCGCCGCCGCGGTAGCCCGGATCGGCAAGTTCCTCGGCTATCACGTCACCGTCTGCGACGCTCGCCGCGTGTTCGCCACCAAGGCTCGGTTCCCGGAGGCCGACGAGGTCGTGGTCCAGTGGCCCCACCGCTTCCTGCCCACCGCCCCAGTCGACAGCCGGACCGCTCTGTGCGTGCTGACCCACGACCCCAAGTTCGACGTGCCGCTGCTGGAGGTGGCCCTCGCGACGGAGGCCGGATACATCGGCGCGATGGGCTCCCGGCGCACCCACGATGACCGCATGGCCCGACTGCGCGAGCTCGGGGTACCGGAGGCGCAACTGGCTCGGCTTCGCTCACCCATCGGCCTGGATCTCGGTGCACGGACGCCAGAGGAGACGGCCGTCTCCATCGCCGCCGAGATCACGCAGTTGCGGTGGGGCGGCAGCGGCCGACCACTGACCGACACCGAGGGCCGCATCCACCCGGACGCGGGCGACGAGGCCGACGAGGTCACCGCGGGGACGGCGTCGTCGCAGGACGCCTGGGCCGAGGGAACGTTGGCTGCGGGCGCGTGATTCGACGTGATCGCCGGGGTCGTGCTCGCCGCGGGAGCCGGGCGACGGATGGGACAACCGAAGGGATTGCTGAGCGGACCTCACGGCCCCCTTGTCCGGGGCGCCGTCTCCGCCTTGCTGGACGGCGGCTGCTCGCCGGTCGGGGCGGTCATCGGTGCGGCGGCAGACCAGGTCTCGACCCTCCTCCCCGAGGAGGTTCACGAACTCCACAACCCGGCGTGGCGGCAGGGTATGTCCACGTCGGTGCGCCAGGCGCTCGAGTGGTCGGAGCGGGTTGGTGCCGATGGTGTCGTGATCCTGCCGGTCGACACGCCGGGCCTCGGCGCAGCGGTCGTTCGTCGAGTCCGCGAGCACGGCAGCGGGGGTGCCGGGGTGCGGGTGGTCCAGGCGACCTTCGAGGGTC
This Euzebya tangerina DNA region includes the following protein-coding sequences:
- a CDS encoding XdhC family protein: MREILTELDQWHAAGRPAALATVVNTRISAPRDPGAAMAVNADGIVVGSVSGGCVEGAVVEQAREVLDGGPARQVTYGVSDDEAMAVGLTCGGEISLFIEPFDIPEFDMVRDRIREGIPVAVATVVDGPGLVGSKLVVTEDAIYGDLGSEGLGVAVSSDARGLLAQGRTAHRGYGSNGERRVDDVTVFIQSFQPPPRMYVFGAIDFAAAVARIGKFLGYHVTVCDARRVFATKARFPEADEVVVQWPHRFLPTAPVDSRTALCVLTHDPKFDVPLLEVALATEAGYIGAMGSRRTHDDRMARLRELGVPEAQLARLRSPIGLDLGARTPEETAVSIAAEITQLRWGGSGRPLTDTEGRIHPDAGDEADEVTAGTASSQDAWAEGTLAAGA
- a CDS encoding nucleotidyltransferase family protein, with the protein product MLAAGAGRRMGQPKGLLSGPHGPLVRGAVSALLDGGCSPVGAVIGAAADQVSTLLPEEVHELHNPAWRQGMSTSVRQALEWSERVGADGVVILPVDTPGLGAAVVRRVREHGSGGAGVRVVQATFEGRPRNPVLIGASYFEEVSAATVGDSGARVWLEANRDLVEGVECSDIGDPNDLDTPDQLERWRRNASQAY